GCCCGGGCCGCAACACTCATCGGTTTGCTGGCCGGAGTGAACCTGGCATTGTTTGTCTTCAACCTCATTCCGTTGCTCCCGCTCGACGGCGGTCACGTCCTAGGTGCGCTATATGAAGGTGCGCGGCGCACTGTTGCCAAGGTATTCAAGCGACGGGACCCAGGTCCCTTCGACATCGCCAAGCTATTGCCGGTCACCTATGTGGCAGCCATAGTCCTGATAGGCATGGGTGCGCTGTTGATTTATGCTGACATTGTGAAGCCTGTCAATCTCTTCGGATAGGGAGAGTTGCTTCGGGGTCTTGTTGGTTTTTTTACAGGCGCACAGTCCGCAAATTCTTCCCCAGACAAACATAAACGGTTGATTACTAGGAAACAATCAATTATGGTTTAGTCATGTTTGTTTTGACGATCGATCAGCGTGGTAGCCGCGTTCATGGCGATAAAGTTCCGCGGCTTTTGGCCGCGCTTGCCGACATTGACGCTCTTCGCGGCTTCGAGCGCTCTGTTGGTGATGAAGTGCAAGGAGTTATTGCGGACCCTGACGCGGTGGTTGAAGTGGTGGCGAGGGTTTTACGTGTTCATGATTGGTACATCGGGATAGGGGTCGGAGATGTGGGTCTACCCTTGCCTCCCAGCTCGCGCGAAGGAGCGGGCAATGCCTTTGTTGCCGCCCGCGAAGCTGTTGATGCTGCCAAAAAAACGGGCGAACGTGTCCCACTCAGTGTCAGAACTGTAGCCGGCTCGGAATGGGCGGATGCAGCAGAAGCTGTCCTGGTCTTGTTTGGTGATCTGATCCGGCGGCGGTCCCAAGCTGAATGGCGGGTTTTGGATGCGCTTAAGGCCTCTCCCAACTCGACGCAAAAACAGGTTGCAGCTCACTTGGGGATCAGCCCTCAAGCCGTCAGTAAGGCGATTCTCCGATCAGGTCACCACGAAGAGCTCAACGGACGTAAGGCAGCCAGGCTGCTCCTAAACCACGTAGAACCTGTCTCACACGGCTGAACTTTTCAGGCCCCGGCCCCTCTGGAATGTCAGTGCAGGGCGCTAGTGTGAAAGTCCTGAACTATTTCTCGCGACGATGCCAGCAGCTGCTCCGCAGTGGGCTGGCTTAAGGAGGCACCATGGAAGCGATCTGGATTGCTGTGGCCTTGATCGTGGCTGTGGCTTGTGGGTGGCCAGTCACAGCCGGCATTTTAGTGTTGGCGAAGTCCAAGCCAGTGCTGGCAATCGATGCCGCAGAGTCCATGGAGAGCCCGGCGCCAACGCCAATCAGTGAATTACCTCCTGCTGCTGGCACGGAAATGACATCTGAAGTGCAGATGAGCACGGTCGAGGAAACTCCGGGCAGAACTGGAACTACTCCCGAAGAAGGCAGCGGGTCCGGGCCCCCAGCTACAGGTGAGGTTTTGCGCGGAGGCCTGCTTATTGGGTTTCTTGAACGTGCGGCTGTCACCGTGGCCATCCTCTCCGGTCAGCCGGTGGCGATTGCCTATGTGGTGGCTATCAAGGGTTTGGGTAGGTATCCGGAATTGAAAAATACGCCAGGAGCCAGTGAGCGCTTTATTATTGGCAC
This genomic window from Arthrobacter sp. TMP15 contains:
- a CDS encoding MarR family transcriptional regulator, which encodes MFVLTIDQRGSRVHGDKVPRLLAALADIDALRGFERSVGDEVQGVIADPDAVVEVVARVLRVHDWYIGIGVGDVGLPLPPSSREGAGNAFVAAREAVDAAKKTGERVPLSVRTVAGSEWADAAEAVLVLFGDLIRRRSQAEWRVLDALKASPNSTQKQVAAHLGISPQAVSKAILRSGHHEELNGRKAARLLLNHVEPVSHG